Proteins encoded by one window of Rubrobacter indicoceani:
- the treS gene encoding maltose alpha-D-glucosyltransferase, with product MTEAGSREIVEQEAIAGDPQWYRDAIIYHLHVKAFNDSDNNGVGDFKGLTERLDYIKELGVTAIWVMPFYPSPLRDDGYDIAEYKNVHPDYGTRRDVRAFVRRAHELGLRVITELVINHTSDQHPWFKAARNAPKGSAKRDFYVWSDDPHRYKDTRIIFTDTEASNWTWDPVAEQYFWHRFFSHQPDLNLDNPQVFKAITGVMKFWLDAGVDGLRLDAIPYLIEREGTDNENLPETHDVLKRMRSEMDANYRDRLFLAEANQWPEDVLPYFGDFEAGGDECHMAFHFPLMPRLYMAVAQEDRHPIVEIMQQTPEIPDGCQWAIFLRNHDELTLEMVTDKERDYMYETYASDPRARINVGIRRRLAPLLENDRPKIELLNSLLMSMPGTPIIYYGDELGMGDNIYLGDRDAVRTPMQWTADRNAGFSKADPQKLYLPPIMDSVYGYESINVEAQSRNSGSLLNWMKRLINVRKSYKAFGRGELEFLHPGNRRVLAYIRRYEGPEGETEDILCIANLSRSAQPVELDLSRFAGRVPVELMGGTSFPPVGSLPYFITLPGYGFYWFELSKDSAAPRWHQDSPRVVEMPVVVLPAGRQPAREIRRALPLHIPYKQVSLLEKEALANFLEARRWFAGKSSGIGRVEIASQAELGGDRLLTILNVEVAGDSGDVSSAPQLYFLPLSAGWEDETGEDGMDGLLQHSLAKLRRRSRTGLLYDALADDVFCREVVRAMGEETDLSMGEGKVRFRKTGRYKEIFGDQDLSEVPVRKASVEQSNTSVIIGERAMMKAYRRLQPGENPEIEIGRYLTEAAGFRHTPPLVGTIEYEGPDGEKVSLATLQGFVESQGDGWSYVLDYLERYLDDRTTTTWSLPDGEVSEEEADRFDADDAFFDGLMHNLGLRTGEMHAALAGEAATEDRAFAPETAGPDEVEAWAEAVQEELKQTFDLLKRRRKTLSEEALPDVEGLLDRKKEVRELVREVRDAARGGLSALKARHHGDYHLGQVLVVNNDFQIIDFEGEPARPLDERRRKHSPFRDVAGMLRSFDYAAKTSLDSNPENAEELTRYAEAWLQRTRKTFLAGYYEGAKDISPDREAAGKLTDLFVLEKALYEIRYELDNRPDWVTIPVRGILDLLGGSPSEAPKGRL from the coding sequence TTGACGGAGGCCGGTAGCAGAGAAATCGTGGAGCAGGAAGCGATAGCGGGCGACCCGCAGTGGTACAGGGATGCGATCATCTACCACCTCCACGTCAAGGCATTCAATGATTCGGACAACAACGGGGTCGGGGATTTCAAGGGCCTGACCGAGCGGCTGGACTATATAAAGGAGCTCGGGGTCACGGCTATATGGGTGATGCCGTTCTACCCGTCGCCGCTGCGAGACGACGGCTACGACATCGCCGAGTACAAGAACGTCCACCCCGACTACGGCACGCGCCGCGACGTGCGGGCGTTTGTCCGGCGGGCGCACGAGCTCGGGCTGCGCGTCATAACCGAGCTGGTCATCAACCACACCTCGGACCAACACCCCTGGTTTAAGGCGGCGAGAAACGCGCCGAAGGGCTCGGCGAAGCGCGACTTCTACGTCTGGAGCGACGACCCGCACCGCTACAAGGATACGCGCATAATCTTTACCGACACCGAGGCCTCCAACTGGACCTGGGACCCGGTGGCCGAACAGTACTTCTGGCACCGGTTCTTCAGCCACCAGCCCGACCTCAACCTCGACAACCCGCAGGTCTTCAAGGCCATAACCGGCGTGATGAAGTTCTGGCTCGACGCGGGCGTCGACGGGCTGCGCCTCGACGCCATCCCCTACCTGATAGAGCGCGAAGGAACAGACAATGAGAACCTCCCCGAGACGCACGACGTTCTGAAGCGGATGCGCTCCGAGATGGACGCAAACTACAGGGACCGGCTTTTTCTCGCCGAGGCAAACCAGTGGCCGGAGGACGTCCTACCGTACTTCGGGGACTTCGAGGCTGGCGGCGACGAGTGCCACATGGCGTTTCACTTCCCGCTCATGCCGAGGCTGTACATGGCCGTCGCGCAGGAAGACCGCCATCCGATCGTCGAGATCATGCAGCAGACCCCCGAGATACCGGACGGCTGCCAGTGGGCTATCTTTCTGCGCAACCACGACGAGTTGACGCTCGAGATGGTCACGGACAAAGAGCGCGACTACATGTACGAAACCTACGCTTCGGACCCGCGCGCAAGGATCAACGTCGGCATCCGCCGAAGGCTCGCCCCGCTGCTCGAAAACGACCGCCCGAAAATAGAGCTTCTGAACAGCCTGCTCATGAGCATGCCCGGCACGCCGATCATCTACTACGGCGACGAACTCGGGATGGGCGACAACATCTACCTCGGAGACCGCGACGCCGTTCGCACCCCGATGCAGTGGACCGCCGACAGAAACGCCGGGTTCTCCAAAGCCGACCCCCAGAAGCTCTACCTGCCCCCGATCATGGACTCCGTCTACGGCTACGAATCTATCAACGTCGAGGCCCAGTCCCGCAACTCCGGGTCGCTGCTGAACTGGATGAAGCGTCTCATAAACGTAAGAAAATCATACAAAGCCTTCGGACGCGGGGAGCTTGAGTTCCTGCATCCGGGGAACCGGCGGGTGCTGGCGTACATCCGGCGCTACGAAGGGCCGGAAGGCGAGACGGAGGACATACTCTGCATCGCCAACCTGAGTCGTTCGGCGCAGCCGGTGGAGCTTGACCTTTCGCGGTTCGCCGGGCGGGTTCCGGTGGAGCTTATGGGCGGGACGAGCTTCCCACCGGTCGGTTCGCTGCCGTACTTCATCACGCTGCCGGGCTACGGGTTCTACTGGTTTGAGCTGTCGAAGGATTCGGCGGCCCCGAGGTGGCACCAGGATTCGCCGAGGGTGGTGGAGATGCCGGTGGTCGTGCTTCCGGCGGGGAGGCAGCCTGCAAGGGAGATCCGCCGCGCCCTTCCGCTCCACATCCCGTACAAGCAGGTCTCGCTGCTCGAAAAAGAGGCTCTGGCGAACTTCCTTGAGGCCCGGCGCTGGTTTGCGGGGAAGAGTTCCGGCATCGGGCGGGTCGAGATAGCCTCGCAGGCCGAGCTCGGCGGCGACCGTCTCCTGACCATCCTGAACGTAGAGGTCGCGGGTGACTCCGGCGATGTTTCTTCCGCGCCGCAGCTCTACTTTCTGCCGCTGTCGGCGGGCTGGGAGGACGAGACGGGCGAGGACGGGATGGACGGTCTTCTGCAGCACTCGCTCGCCAAGCTCCGCCGCAGGAGCCGCACCGGCCTGCTCTACGACGCGCTCGCCGACGACGTATTCTGTCGGGAGGTCGTCCGGGCGATGGGCGAAGAAACGGACCTTTCGATGGGCGAGGGCAAGGTCCGCTTTAGAAAAACCGGGCGCTACAAAGAGATATTCGGGGATCAGGACCTCTCGGAGGTTCCGGTCAGGAAGGCCTCCGTGGAGCAGTCCAACACCTCCGTCATCATCGGCGAGCGGGCGATGATGAAGGCGTACCGAAGGCTCCAGCCCGGCGAGAACCCGGAGATAGAGATCGGTCGCTACCTCACCGAGGCCGCGGGCTTCCGGCACACGCCGCCGCTTGTCGGGACGATCGAATACGAAGGCCCGGACGGCGAGAAGGTCTCGCTCGCGACCCTTCAGGGCTTTGTGGAGAGCCAGGGCGACGGCTGGAGCTACGTCCTTGACTACCTTGAACGCTACCTCGACGACCGCACCACCACGACGTGGAGCCTCCCGGACGGCGAGGTATCCGAAGAAGAGGCCGACCGCTTCGACGCCGACGACGCTTTCTTCGACGGCCTGATGCACAACCTGGGCCTTCGAACCGGGGAGATGCACGCCGCGCTGGCCGGAGAGGCCGCGACCGAAGACAGGGCCTTTGCCCCCGAAACCGCCGGACCGGACGAGGTGGAGGCGTGGGCCGAGGCCGTTCAGGAGGAACTCAAGCAGACCTTCGACCTTCTCAAGCGCCGCAGAAAGACGCTGTCGGAGGAAGCCCTCCCGGACGTGGAGGGCCTGCTCGATCGCAAAAAGGAGGTCAGGGAACTCGTCAGGGAAGTCCGGGACGCGGCCCGGGGCGGCCTGAGCGCGCTCAAGGCCAGGCATCACGGCGACTATCATCTCGGACAGGTGCTTGTCGTGAACAACGATTTCCAGATCATAGACTTCGAGGGCGAACCCGCCCGCCCGCTCGACGAGCGTCGTCGCAAACACTCCCCTTTCCGCGACGTTGCCGGGATGCTGCGCTCCTTTGACTACGCCGCCAAAACGTCCCTCGACAGCAACCCCGAAAACGCCGAAGAGCTCACGCGCTACGCCGAAGCCTGGCTTCAGCGTACAAGAAAGACCTTTCTCGCCGGGTACTACGAAGGCGCGAAAGACATCTCGCCTGACAGGGAAGCCGCCGGTAAGCTCACCGACCTCTTTGTCCTTGAGAAGGCCCTGTACGAGATCCGCTACGAACTCGACAACCGTCCCGACTGGGTAACCATCCCCGTGCGCGGCATCCTTGACCTGCTCGGCGGGTCGCCGTCTGAAGCACCGAAAGGGAGACTTTGA
- a CDS encoding alpha-1,4-glucan--maltose-1-phosphate maltosyltransferase, with product MTGQRLQTAAGPVIIENFHPELNAGRYPVKREVGDPLEVEADIFRDGHDAISAVLKYRLKGRRKWLEAPMRHVVNDRWQGTATLTENARYEYTVEAWPDEYATWAHDVGKKLDAGQDVTLEAEEGRMLVEATFAKTEDPSLQTVLIQTKVAPTEERMQVLRDAAVVELMTKNVDRSVATTYPTREVVVDRVRARFAAWYEMFQRSQGTEPGRSATFRECEARLPEIADLGFDVVYILPPHPIGRSHRKGPNNTLNAGPDDPGSPYAIGSEEGGHRTIHPELGTLDDFRHFVGAVEEHGMEVALDFAIQCSPDHPYIKEHPDWFKWRPDGTIKYAENPPKKYQDIVNVDFYTDDWPNLWREWRDVILFWVEQGVKIFRVDNPHTKSFGFWEWCIKEVQKDHPEVIFLAEAFTRPKVMKNLAKLGFTQSYTYFTWRHEKWEFTEYLEELTQGEPREYMRPNFFPSTPDINPYILHSGKRGTFMMRLFLAATLSSVYGMYNGYELLEHVPVPGKEELLNSEKYEYKVRNWDAPGNIKPYVKRINRLRRENVALQELTNLAFHPANSDHILFYGKRTGENAVFCAVNLDPDVAHDTHVQFPLWELGISEDEEYVVEELVSGRELYTRGSWFWVRLVPEENPAEMFRLRRI from the coding sequence TTGACGGGGCAGAGGCTACAGACCGCCGCGGGGCCGGTTATTATCGAGAATTTCCACCCGGAGCTGAACGCCGGTCGTTACCCCGTCAAACGCGAGGTCGGGGATCCGCTCGAGGTCGAGGCGGATATCTTCCGCGACGGACACGATGCTATCTCAGCCGTTCTGAAGTACCGTCTCAAGGGTCGCCGCAAGTGGCTCGAAGCCCCGATGCGGCACGTTGTAAACGACCGTTGGCAGGGCACCGCGACGCTCACGGAGAACGCCCGCTACGAGTACACCGTCGAGGCGTGGCCGGACGAGTACGCAACGTGGGCGCACGACGTCGGGAAAAAGCTGGACGCCGGACAGGACGTTACCCTGGAGGCCGAAGAGGGGCGGATGCTCGTCGAGGCGACCTTTGCAAAGACCGAAGACCCCTCGCTTCAGACCGTGCTCATCCAGACAAAGGTCGCCCCGACCGAAGAGCGGATGCAGGTGCTGCGGGACGCCGCCGTGGTGGAGCTTATGACGAAGAACGTTGATCGCTCCGTCGCCACGACGTACCCGACGCGCGAGGTCGTCGTGGACCGGGTGAGGGCGCGCTTCGCGGCCTGGTACGAGATGTTCCAGCGGTCGCAGGGGACCGAGCCGGGGCGGAGCGCGACCTTTCGCGAGTGCGAGGCGCGGCTGCCGGAGATAGCCGACCTCGGCTTCGACGTGGTGTACATCCTGCCGCCCCACCCCATCGGCAGGTCACACCGAAAAGGCCCGAACAACACGCTGAACGCCGGACCGGACGACCCCGGAAGCCCATACGCCATCGGGAGCGAAGAGGGTGGCCACAGGACCATCCACCCCGAACTCGGGACGCTGGACGACTTCCGGCACTTCGTCGGGGCGGTCGAGGAGCACGGGATGGAGGTCGCGCTCGACTTCGCTATCCAGTGCTCTCCGGACCACCCCTATATAAAGGAGCACCCAGACTGGTTTAAGTGGCGACCGGACGGGACCATCAAGTACGCCGAGAACCCGCCGAAGAAGTACCAGGACATCGTGAACGTGGACTTCTACACCGATGACTGGCCCAACCTATGGCGTGAATGGCGCGACGTAATACTCTTCTGGGTCGAGCAGGGCGTAAAGATATTTCGCGTGGACAACCCGCACACCAAGTCGTTCGGGTTCTGGGAGTGGTGCATAAAAGAAGTGCAGAAAGACCACCCGGAGGTGATCTTCCTGGCCGAAGCGTTCACCCGCCCGAAGGTGATGAAGAACCTTGCGAAGCTCGGTTTTACACAGTCGTACACGTACTTCACCTGGCGGCACGAGAAGTGGGAGTTCACGGAGTACCTGGAGGAGCTGACGCAGGGGGAGCCGCGCGAGTACATGCGCCCGAACTTCTTCCCCTCCACGCCGGACATCAACCCGTACATCCTTCATAGCGGCAAGCGCGGGACGTTTATGATGCGCCTCTTTCTCGCCGCGACGCTGTCGAGCGTCTACGGGATGTACAACGGCTACGAGCTTCTGGAGCACGTCCCCGTGCCGGGCAAGGAAGAGCTGCTGAACTCCGAGAAGTACGAGTACAAGGTGCGCAACTGGGACGCACCGGGCAACATAAAACCCTACGTGAAGCGTATAAACAGACTACGCCGGGAGAACGTCGCCCTGCAGGAGCTTACAAACCTCGCCTTCCACCCGGCAAACAGCGACCATATCCTTTTCTACGGTAAGCGGACGGGCGAAAACGCCGTTTTCTGCGCGGTGAACCTCGACCCGGACGTGGCGCACGATACGCACGTGCAGTTCCCGCTCTGGGAGCTCGGGATCTCGGAGGACGAAGAGTACGTGGTCGAGGAGCTTGTCTCCGGACGGGAGCTGTATACGCGGGGAAGCTGGTTCTGGGTGCGGCTCGTGCCGGAGGAGAACCCGGCCGAGATGTTCCGGCTCAGAAGGATCTAG
- a CDS encoding alpha/beta hydrolase family protein, which produces MQGYEFSRYLKIRGAYGASFSPDGLRVSFLTSITGVPQLWEVPVSGGWPEQLTFHEERVSDAEYSPAEDRIAFSMDVGGNERMQIFLLDRQTGVETDLTGDPDSIHYFGGFSHAGERIAYTATRRNGTDFDVYVQEVGKIGDGGPGEPRLVWRTEGYHSIAAWGHDDTYLVVSRHGSNLDNDLHRLDLGTGETEHLTPHRGEARFGAVNVSRDGRSAFVATDRDGEFLRLARLDLETLGLEYLTKDDWDVEGVALSRDGRHLVVSRNVDGYSNLVLFSGAGKRRPDVEVPVGVIGGFEFSAGDAGTKLAFTHIGPNSNPDVWTLELPDGEPRRLTRSTTAGIPRRTFVKPKLIRYRSFDGLEVPAYLYRPEAQEADARPPVVIDVHGGPEAQERPDFNPVTQYLVNRGYAVFALNVRGSTGYGKRYTHLDDVEKRMDSVRDLAEAAKWLKARGHERIAVMGGSYGGFMVLAAITEYPELWSAAVDIVGIANMVTFLENTGSYRRALRESEYGSLERDREFLESISPIHKADRITAPLMVIHGRNDPRVPVGEAEQVVSEVQKNGGAVEALIYDDEGHGLAKLKNRLDAYPRIATFLDEHLRGSGF; this is translated from the coding sequence ATGCAGGGTTACGAGTTTTCGAGGTATCTGAAGATCCGGGGCGCGTACGGTGCGAGTTTCTCGCCGGACGGCCTGCGGGTTTCGTTTCTGACGAGCATCACGGGGGTTCCGCAGCTCTGGGAGGTTCCGGTTTCGGGGGGCTGGCCGGAGCAGTTGACCTTTCACGAGGAGCGCGTCAGCGACGCGGAGTACTCCCCGGCGGAGGATCGCATCGCCTTTTCCATGGACGTCGGGGGCAACGAGCGGATGCAGATATTCCTGCTGGACCGGCAGACCGGCGTCGAAACCGACCTGACGGGTGATCCGGATTCAATCCACTACTTCGGCGGTTTCTCCCACGCCGGAGAGCGCATCGCCTACACCGCGACCCGCCGCAACGGCACGGACTTCGACGTGTACGTGCAGGAGGTCGGAAAGATCGGCGACGGCGGGCCCGGCGAGCCGAGGCTCGTCTGGAGGACGGAGGGGTATCATTCCATTGCGGCGTGGGGCCACGACGATACGTACCTTGTAGTCAGCAGGCACGGCTCGAACCTCGACAACGACCTCCATCGCCTCGACCTCGGAACCGGGGAGACAGAGCACCTGACCCCGCACAGAGGCGAAGCGCGCTTCGGGGCGGTAAACGTCTCCAGAGACGGAAGATCGGCGTTTGTCGCAACGGACAGAGACGGGGAGTTTCTGCGCCTCGCCCGGCTCGACCTCGAGACGCTCGGCCTTGAGTACCTCACCAAAGACGATTGGGATGTGGAGGGGGTCGCGCTCTCCAGGGACGGCAGGCACCTCGTGGTGAGCCGAAACGTGGACGGGTACTCGAACCTCGTGCTCTTCAGCGGCGCGGGGAAGCGGAGGCCGGACGTGGAGGTCCCGGTCGGGGTTATCGGGGGTTTCGAGTTCTCGGCGGGCGACGCCGGGACAAAGCTCGCCTTCACGCACATCGGGCCGAACAGCAACCCGGACGTGTGGACGCTCGAGCTTCCCGATGGAGAGCCGCGCCGCCTCACCCGCTCCACGACCGCAGGTATTCCGAGGCGGACGTTTGTAAAGCCGAAGCTTATCCGGTACAGGAGCTTCGACGGGCTGGAGGTCCCAGCCTACCTCTACAGACCGGAGGCTCAGGAAGCCGACGCGAGGCCGCCCGTCGTTATAGACGTTCACGGCGGGCCGGAGGCCCAGGAGCGGCCCGATTTCAACCCGGTAACGCAGTACCTCGTAAACCGGGGGTACGCGGTCTTTGCGCTCAACGTGCGTGGTTCGACCGGTTACGGCAAGCGTTACACGCACCTCGACGACGTGGAGAAGCGGATGGACTCCGTCCGGGATCTCGCGGAGGCGGCGAAGTGGCTGAAAGCTCGCGGCCACGAGCGGATCGCCGTGATGGGCGGGTCCTACGGCGGGTTTATGGTGCTGGCTGCGATAACCGAATACCCCGAGCTCTGGAGCGCGGCGGTGGACATCGTCGGCATCGCGAACATGGTTACGTTTCTGGAGAACACCGGGAGCTACCGTCGGGCCCTGCGCGAGTCCGAGTACGGCTCGCTGGAGCGCGACCGGGAGTTTCTTGAGTCCATCAGCCCGATCCACAAGGCCGACAGGATAACCGCCCCGCTGATGGTCATACACGGCAGAAACGACCCGAGGGTTCCGGTCGGGGAGGCGGAGCAGGTAGTCTCCGAGGTGCAGAAAAACGGCGGGGCGGTCGAGGCCCTGATCTACGACGACGAAGGACACGGCCTCGCCAAGCTCAAGAACCGCCTCGATGCGTACCCGAGAATAGCGACCTTCCTCGATGAACACCTGCGCGGATCCGGTTTCTAA
- a CDS encoding septal ring lytic transglycosylase RlpA family protein has product MSFLEGKKIRSTVAGVAAVCVTATGMAVAAGPAQAEPVVSSFYGYELAGSPTASGEPFDPMAMTAAHPSLPFGTQLEVCYQGCVTVTVNDRGPFVEGRGLDLSQGAAQVIGLSGVDTVDMTVVGSGGDVSGSTVGTEQSVYGDVGYDEFGPVGHYDANTGHWVNY; this is encoded by the coding sequence TTGTCTTTTCTTGAAGGAAAGAAGATCAGGAGCACGGTCGCGGGTGTCGCGGCGGTGTGTGTAACGGCTACCGGGATGGCGGTTGCGGCCGGACCGGCTCAGGCCGAGCCGGTGGTATCGAGCTTCTACGGCTACGAGCTTGCGGGCAGCCCGACGGCGAGCGGCGAGCCGTTTGACCCGATGGCCATGACGGCGGCGCACCCGAGCCTGCCGTTCGGGACGCAGCTGGAGGTCTGCTATCAGGGTTGCGTAACCGTAACCGTCAACGACCGGGGGCCGTTTGTCGAGGGACGCGGGCTGGATCTCTCGCAGGGCGCGGCCCAAGTTATCGGGCTCTCCGGCGTGGACACCGTTGACATGACCGTTGTCGGCAGCGGCGGCGATGTCTCCGGCTCGACCGTCGGGACCGAGCAGTCCGTTTACGGGGATGTCGGCTACGACGAGTTCGGCCCGGTGGGTCACTACGACGCGAACACCGGCCACTGGGTTAACTACTAG
- a CDS encoding cyclic nucleotide-binding domain-containing protein, protein MEEPRLEEIPTFRKLSPAERAELEELLTPAHFDAGESIIEEGGAEEFFFIITVGTVEVYKTIIPGRAQRLARMSAPTVIGEVGLLTEPKAIASVVARTPVEAHAIGRGEFLALLEGGSLAASKVVHEVGKTLAVRMHHTDRVVSEVIEEIENRPEDVDYEVFRDHMVNSFYS, encoded by the coding sequence ATGGAAGAGCCGCGTCTGGAAGAGATCCCGACCTTCAGGAAGCTGAGCCCCGCCGAGCGGGCCGAACTGGAGGAACTCCTCACCCCCGCACACTTCGACGCGGGCGAGTCCATCATCGAGGAGGGCGGGGCGGAGGAGTTCTTCTTTATAATTACGGTCGGGACCGTCGAGGTCTACAAAACGATAATCCCCGGTCGCGCCCAGCGGCTCGCCCGCATGTCCGCCCCAACGGTTATCGGCGAGGTCGGGCTGCTGACCGAGCCGAAGGCCATCGCCTCGGTTGTTGCGAGAACGCCCGTCGAGGCCCACGCCATAGGTCGCGGCGAGTTTCTTGCGCTGCTCGAAGGGGGCTCGCTCGCCGCCAGCAAGGTCGTCCACGAGGTAGGGAAGACCCTGGCGGTCAGAATGCACCACACCGACCGGGTCGTGAGCGAGGTTATAGAAGAGATAGAGAACCGCCCCGAGGACGTTGACTACGAGGTCTTCCGCGACCACATGGTCAACAGCTTCTACTCGTAA
- a CDS encoding Crp/Fnr family transcriptional regulator — protein sequence MAERTNIVESLRGTELFAGLSDDELSEFCENAEAVEFAPGERLIEEGREPGCMYVMTTGIVEVVKKVPRGERKLATLAAAGRPTVVGERGLLLASDADEGASASVRAQSRVEAVRLSRKRFKGMIRAESPAAFKVSHAISKTIAERLVRLDEEVVSAVRELESRGETDLEAFRDRLVTDWMR from the coding sequence GTGGCGGAGCGGACAAACATCGTCGAGAGTTTGAGGGGCACCGAGCTTTTCGCGGGTCTCTCCGACGATGAGTTGAGCGAGTTCTGCGAAAACGCCGAGGCCGTGGAGTTCGCTCCGGGCGAAAGGCTTATAGAAGAAGGTCGGGAGCCGGGCTGCATGTACGTTATGACGACCGGGATAGTCGAGGTGGTGAAAAAGGTCCCGCGCGGGGAGCGGAAGCTCGCGACGCTGGCCGCCGCCGGACGCCCGACCGTAGTCGGAGAGCGGGGCCTGCTCCTGGCCTCGGACGCGGACGAAGGCGCGTCGGCCTCGGTCCGGGCGCAGAGCCGGGTGGAGGCCGTCAGGCTGTCGAGAAAGCGGTTCAAGGGGATGATCCGGGCCGAAAGCCCGGCGGCTTTCAAGGTCTCCCACGCCATCTCGAAGACTATAGCCGAAAGGCTCGTGCGGCTCGACGAGGAGGTGGTCTCGGCCGTCAGGGAGCTGGAGAGCAGGGGCGAGACCGACCTCGAAGCCTTTCGCGACAGGCTCGTAACCGACTGGATGAGGTAG